In Flavobacterium sp., a single window of DNA contains:
- a CDS encoding type 1 glutamine amidotransferase domain-containing protein, which yields MKNLKQIIVASALSAVPTLNAEAQSLDHKLDVMNKLATPSHVSVMPVSQLLNAPGNEALRDFFFNPVKDKTVLKGKKIAVLAADGFEEIELTGPVWYFRELGAQVDIVAPKYNPAPARYGLSAPEMAQTHIMAIQYLQPVGWIKFDRTADQIKVSDYDAVFIPGGAWNPDNLRYDKDVIKFIQDFNKSGKLIAAICHAPVVLASADILKGRKLTGYWNIQIDLKNAGGIVSDQPVVVDSNIITSRHPIDVADFSKAVESWLAKK from the coding sequence CAACTTTGAATGCAGAAGCACAATCTTTAGATCACAAATTAGATGTGATGAATAAATTAGCAACGCCTTCACATGTTTCTGTGATGCCTGTTTCACAATTATTGAATGCACCCGGAAACGAAGCTTTAAGAGATTTCTTTTTTAATCCTGTAAAAGACAAAACCGTTTTAAAAGGTAAAAAAATTGCAGTGCTTGCCGCAGATGGTTTTGAAGAAATAGAATTAACAGGACCAGTTTGGTACTTTAGAGAATTAGGCGCTCAGGTTGATATTGTAGCTCCTAAATACAATCCTGCTCCGGCAAGATATGGTTTAAGCGCTCCAGAAATGGCACAAACACATATTATGGCTATTCAATATTTACAGCCTGTTGGATGGATTAAATTTGACAGAACGGCCGATCAGATTAAAGTAAGTGATTACGATGCTGTATTCATTCCGGGTGGTGCGTGGAATCCTGATAATCTTCGTTATGACAAAGATGTTATCAAATTCATTCAGGATTTTAATAAATCAGGAAAACTAATTGCGGCTATTTGTCACGCTCCAGTTGTATTAGCTTCTGCTGATATTTTAAAAGGAAGAAAACTTACCGGATACTGGAACATTCAAATTGATCTTAAAAACGCAGGCGGAATCGTATCTGATCAGCCAGTAGTTGTAGATTCTAACATTATTACAAGCAGACACCCAATTGATGTTGCTGATTTTTCTAAAGCTGTTGAAAGCTGGTTAGCTAAAAAATAA
- a CDS encoding alkene reductase, translating into MKTNIFEPVTLGSLQLKNRISMAPMTRARNADGIPNNDNAIYYSQRAGAGLIITEGTAISDTAKGVLYIPGLYTAEQVEGWKKVTKAVHEKGSTIFTQLWHVGRVSHTSNQPNGIAPVGPSDIQAETSYAWGYDENGKEGPVISSKPRALSTSEVKEVVNDFAKAAKNALEAGFDGVEIHGANGYLIEQFLNPFVNNRKDEYGGTIENRSRFLLEIVDAVIEVLGNEKTAIRLTPYGGLGDLPHYDEIEATYQYLAKELTKRNLAYVHLMDQQSKGSHALPDGFLERFRSWYDGVIILAGSMTREKSEKLINAGTIDVAGFGEPFISNPDLAERLENNWELTPPDRNLYYGLGNQGYTDWKTYKELQLL; encoded by the coding sequence ATGAAAACAAATATTTTCGAACCCGTTACTCTTGGTTCATTACAATTAAAAAACCGCATTTCGATGGCGCCTATGACTAGAGCAAGAAATGCAGACGGAATTCCGAACAATGACAATGCAATTTATTACTCGCAGCGTGCCGGAGCCGGATTAATTATTACCGAAGGAACAGCGATTTCTGATACTGCAAAAGGTGTTCTGTATATTCCGGGTTTATATACTGCTGAACAAGTTGAAGGCTGGAAAAAAGTAACCAAAGCAGTTCACGAAAAAGGAAGCACCATTTTTACTCAATTATGGCACGTGGGCAGAGTTTCTCACACTTCAAATCAGCCAAACGGAATTGCTCCTGTTGGCCCATCAGATATTCAGGCTGAAACTTCTTATGCCTGGGGTTATGATGAAAACGGAAAAGAAGGTCCTGTAATTTCTTCTAAACCAAGAGCCCTTTCTACCAGCGAAGTAAAAGAAGTTGTGAATGATTTTGCAAAAGCAGCCAAAAATGCTCTTGAAGCAGGTTTTGACGGAGTTGAAATTCATGGTGCGAATGGATATTTGATTGAACAATTTTTAAATCCGTTTGTAAACAATCGTAAAGACGAATATGGTGGAACTATAGAAAACCGATCTCGATTTTTATTAGAAATTGTAGATGCTGTTATTGAAGTTCTTGGTAATGAAAAAACAGCAATCAGACTTACGCCTTACGGTGGTTTGGGAGATTTACCACATTATGATGAAATTGAAGCAACTTATCAATATCTGGCAAAAGAATTAACTAAAAGAAATCTGGCTTATGTTCATTTAATGGATCAGCAGTCTAAAGGAAGTCATGCTTTGCCTGATGGATTTTTGGAACGCTTTAGAAGCTGGTACGATGGTGTAATTATTCTGGCAGGAAGCATGACCCGCGAAAAATCTGAAAAACTAATTAATGCCGGAACTATTGATGTTGCTGGTTTTGGTGAACCTTTTATTTCAAATCCTGATTTGGCAGAACGCTTAGAAAACAATTGGGAATTGACTCCTCCAGATCGAAATTTATATTACGGTTTAGGAAATCAAGGTTATACGGACTGGAAAACGTATAAAGAACTACAATTACTTTAA
- a CDS encoding Crp/Fnr family transcriptional regulator — MDAIKNVITSFVPMSDEEYNLMLPIIERREVSKDTDLLQQGEICRHIYFIESGFFRMFYVDYKGNEINCRFAKPNDFLVDFASFITQRTAQYYCRAMEDSKVIALEYEKVENLYNSSPNWSKFGRLIAESAYLIIIEREEMLHFQTPEERYKTILKKEPYLFQLVSQNQLSSYIGIKPESLSRLRKRMIGK; from the coding sequence ATGGATGCTATTAAAAATGTCATAACATCATTTGTTCCTATGTCTGATGAAGAGTATAATTTGATGCTTCCGATCATTGAAAGAAGGGAAGTTTCAAAAGATACAGACTTGTTACAGCAAGGAGAAATCTGCCGGCATATCTATTTTATAGAAAGCGGCTTTTTTAGAATGTTTTATGTGGATTATAAAGGAAACGAAATCAACTGCAGGTTTGCTAAACCCAATGATTTTCTGGTTGATTTTGCTAGTTTTATTACCCAGAGAACAGCTCAGTATTATTGCAGGGCGATGGAAGATTCGAAAGTGATTGCTTTAGAATATGAAAAAGTAGAAAACTTGTATAACAGTTCTCCAAATTGGTCAAAATTTGGAAGATTAATAGCCGAATCTGCTTACCTTATTATTATCGAAAGAGAAGAAATGCTTCATTTTCAAACTCCCGAAGAACGGTATAAAACCATCTTGAAAAAAGAACCTTATCTTTTTCAACTAGTATCACAGAATCAGCTTTCATCTTACATTGGTATTAAACCAGAATCCCTAAGCAGACTTCGCAAAAGAATGATTGGAAAATAA